From a single Stackebrandtia endophytica genomic region:
- a CDS encoding nuclear transport factor 2 family protein, with amino-acid sequence MIDFTAIAADYITVFNTTDPAHRTRLIEALFTPEATYVDPLAAVTGHDGMDALVAGAQAQFPGWTFQLTGQVDGHHHQARFTWSLGPQGEEPPVVGFDVINLTEHGKIHAVHGFLDRVPSA; translated from the coding sequence ATGATCGACTTCACCGCCATCGCCGCGGACTACATCACCGTCTTCAACACCACCGATCCGGCCCACCGCACCCGACTCATCGAAGCGCTGTTCACACCCGAGGCAACCTACGTCGACCCGCTGGCAGCCGTCACCGGCCACGATGGCATGGACGCCCTCGTCGCCGGTGCACAGGCGCAGTTCCCCGGATGGACCTTCCAGCTCACCGGACAAGTCGACGGTCACCACCATCAAGCCCGCTTCACCTGGAGCCTCGGCCCGCAGGGAGAAGAACCGCCCGTCGTGGGCTTCGACGTCATCAACCTCACCGAGCACGGCAAGATCCACGCCGTCCACGGCTTCCTCGACCGGGTTCCCAGCGCCTAA
- a CDS encoding AfsR/SARP family transcriptional regulator, with protein sequence MFLRVLGRVEVAVDGQWHRAGPAKQSAILAALALTPNRPVPQAMLIHRAWGAESPSSSRSGLYSYIARLRRLLAPIPDAAIERADSDGYRLVVPEGAVDLFVMREQAAKAVESARLGDAAASIDHWRRAVGLWRGDPLGLITTSWADRVRKALLREHLENLRELFAAELDGGNHSVIIGELTEFAAAYPQQETLTEQLMRAMYLSGRQVDALALYAEAASRLRREFGVEPGRGLRQMHRRILRHDPQLYPAGSIRPDPLLPRQLPVPPQIVGRADKLEQLNRLYSSYQVDNGVPVLLITGMGGIGKTSLAVTWGHQIASQFPDGQLFCDLGAHSAGPARPVTDVLGQMLRSLGVAGPDIPDGLTDRIGLFRSRTASRRLLVLMDNVADPAEVRALTPTGPGSLVLVTSRHSLSGLVALQGARRLVIDTLSSGASRDLLTELVGSDVVAREFAAVGELITICGGLPLALRIAAARIAGRPSPAITGYVAELRAGTALRSLAMPDYPAAVQSAFEHSYTRLPDHARSVFRCLGVSPGPTVPMGAVAAMSGLPRGEVEQLVRLLCSVHLATQTSRGIELHDLLRQYAGELMDETEKATASRRLLDWYVYSARMASDAFSATGLHLRVPPKPPGLTIPSFTTADESLEWFSQEQANISAVARWAAERDDPAAWLLPDAMRLYLTRVGDLQLRSDLIATALSAARRLGNRTAIAAMKVTLGREAKVRGDQRTAERLMLEALEAAEESPDMAGLVHIDLSELYYRNGKLDDAAEHARKGLSMSVDVGRRQRMIGGNVLGSVCRERGELDRSRELLTELAEGLSGPIRTPALWNLAVTCRDQGDLVAATAHAESALEHAGSYFLARSYVLDVLARIHIERGELESARARAIESYELLRDRNSGLYVPRAMVTMAWCTGAADEADSLAATAASRAAELILPWVETDAHLVRSHAQLTLGRPEEALRSATAALAKSERYGYRVLGARVHCIVSRIHHRLGDRDAAMRHADTALSDFSECGDRVGEGRAMALVAGLRDDAALAERARRMLTDRGAAAAPPLPEPG encoded by the coding sequence GTGTTTCTGCGGGTTCTCGGTCGCGTCGAGGTGGCCGTCGACGGACAGTGGCACCGTGCCGGACCGGCGAAACAGTCCGCCATTCTGGCCGCGCTCGCGTTGACGCCCAACCGACCGGTCCCGCAGGCCATGTTGATTCATCGGGCGTGGGGTGCCGAATCGCCGTCGTCGTCGCGAAGCGGGCTGTACAGCTACATCGCCCGGCTGCGGCGGCTACTGGCACCGATCCCCGACGCAGCGATCGAGCGGGCCGATTCCGACGGTTACCGGCTGGTGGTTCCCGAAGGCGCGGTGGATCTCTTCGTCATGCGTGAACAGGCGGCCAAGGCGGTGGAGTCGGCGCGGTTGGGTGACGCGGCCGCCTCGATCGACCATTGGAGACGGGCGGTCGGTCTGTGGCGTGGCGATCCACTCGGCCTGATCACGACGTCTTGGGCTGATCGGGTCCGCAAGGCCCTGCTGCGAGAACATCTGGAGAATCTGCGCGAGTTGTTCGCCGCCGAACTCGACGGCGGCAACCACTCGGTGATCATCGGTGAGCTGACGGAGTTCGCCGCCGCGTATCCGCAGCAGGAGACGCTGACCGAGCAGCTGATGCGCGCGATGTACCTGTCGGGTCGACAGGTGGACGCGTTGGCGTTGTACGCGGAGGCGGCCAGTCGGTTGCGTCGGGAGTTCGGTGTCGAGCCCGGTCGCGGTCTTCGCCAGATGCATCGACGCATCCTCAGGCACGACCCTCAGTTGTATCCGGCGGGTTCGATCAGGCCCGATCCGTTGCTTCCCAGGCAGTTGCCGGTTCCACCTCAGATCGTGGGGCGCGCGGACAAACTGGAGCAGTTGAATCGACTGTATTCGTCCTATCAGGTCGATAACGGGGTCCCGGTTCTATTGATCACGGGGATGGGGGGAATCGGAAAGACCAGTCTGGCCGTGACCTGGGGGCATCAGATCGCGAGTCAATTCCCTGATGGACAGTTGTTCTGTGATCTGGGGGCTCACAGCGCCGGACCGGCTCGGCCGGTGACCGACGTGCTGGGGCAGATGCTGCGGTCCCTGGGCGTGGCCGGCCCGGACATTCCGGACGGGTTGACCGATCGCATTGGACTGTTCCGGTCCAGGACCGCGAGTCGTCGCCTCTTGGTTCTCATGGACAATGTGGCCGATCCGGCTGAGGTGCGCGCCCTGACACCGACCGGGCCGGGCAGCCTGGTTCTGGTGACCAGCAGGCACAGCCTGTCGGGTCTGGTGGCGTTGCAGGGTGCCCGTCGTCTGGTCATCGACACCTTGAGCTCGGGTGCGTCAAGGGATCTGCTGACCGAGCTCGTGGGCTCCGACGTGGTCGCCCGAGAGTTCGCCGCGGTGGGGGAGTTGATCACGATCTGCGGTGGTCTCCCACTGGCCCTTCGGATCGCCGCCGCGCGTATCGCCGGTCGACCGAGTCCGGCGATCACCGGTTACGTCGCCGAGCTGCGCGCCGGCACGGCACTGCGCAGTCTCGCGATGCCCGACTATCCGGCGGCCGTTCAGTCGGCTTTCGAGCATTCGTACACGCGGCTGCCCGACCATGCCCGGTCGGTGTTCCGCTGTCTGGGGGTCTCGCCGGGCCCGACCGTGCCGATGGGGGCGGTAGCGGCGATGTCCGGGTTGCCGCGCGGTGAGGTCGAGCAGCTCGTGCGGCTGTTGTGCTCGGTTCACCTGGCGACCCAGACCAGTCGGGGGATCGAGCTGCACGACCTGTTGCGGCAGTATGCCGGCGAGCTCATGGACGAGACCGAGAAGGCGACGGCGTCCCGGAGGCTGCTGGACTGGTATGTCTACAGTGCCCGGATGGCTTCGGACGCCTTCAGTGCGACCGGACTGCATCTGCGGGTCCCCCCGAAGCCACCCGGGTTGACGATTCCGTCGTTTACCACCGCCGACGAATCGCTGGAGTGGTTCTCCCAGGAGCAGGCGAACATCTCCGCGGTGGCTCGGTGGGCGGCCGAGCGCGACGACCCGGCCGCCTGGCTGCTCCCCGATGCCATGCGGTTGTACCTGACACGGGTCGGTGACCTGCAGCTCAGGAGCGATCTCATCGCCACCGCCCTGTCGGCGGCGCGGAGGCTCGGCAACCGTACGGCGATCGCCGCCATGAAGGTCACCCTGGGGCGGGAGGCGAAGGTCCGTGGTGATCAGCGGACCGCGGAGCGGTTGATGCTGGAGGCCCTGGAAGCCGCAGAGGAGTCTCCCGACATGGCCGGACTGGTCCATATAGATCTATCGGAGCTCTACTACCGGAACGGGAAACTCGACGACGCCGCCGAGCATGCCCGAAAGGGACTGTCCATGTCGGTCGATGTGGGCCGGCGACAGCGCATGATCGGCGGCAACGTCCTGGGGTCGGTGTGTCGAGAACGTGGCGAGCTCGATCGATCCCGAGAGTTGCTGACTGAACTGGCCGAGGGCCTGTCGGGGCCGATCAGGACACCGGCACTGTGGAATCTGGCGGTGACCTGCCGGGATCAGGGAGATCTGGTCGCGGCCACCGCCCACGCTGAGTCCGCTTTGGAGCACGCCGGGTCCTACTTCCTGGCCCGCTCCTATGTGTTGGACGTGTTGGCCCGCATCCACATCGAGCGCGGTGAACTCGAATCGGCTCGTGCGCGAGCCATCGAATCCTATGAACTGTTGCGCGACCGCAACTCCGGGCTCTACGTTCCCCGCGCCATGGTCACGATGGCCTGGTGCACCGGCGCGGCCGACGAGGCCGACTCGCTGGCCGCCACCGCTGCCTCCCGGGCGGCCGAGCTCATCCTGCCGTGGGTGGAGACCGACGCCCACCTGGTGAGGTCTCACGCCCAACTGACCCTGGGACGCCCCGAGGAGGCGCTGCGATCGGCGACCGCAGCGTTGGCGAAGTCCGAGCGATACGGCTACCGGGTGTTGGGGGCTCGGGTCCACTGCATCGTCAGCCGGATTCACCATCGGCTGGGCGACCGAGACGCGGCGATGCGCCATGCCGATACGGCGTTGTCCGATTTCTCCGAGTGCGGGGATCGCGTCGGGGAGGGTCGAGCCATGGCGTTGGTCGCCGGGCTGCGCGACGACGCCGCGTTGGCCGAACGAGCTCGGCGCATGCTGACCGATCGGGGCGCGGCCGCGGCACCGCCGTTGCCCGAGCCCGGTTAG
- a CDS encoding sensor histidine kinase — MLGAVGERSLKTWRSGVYLIGVLAAAATTLVALPLLCMPSLAQRWAERHRRHAGALLGRPVEPRSRVPHRNIAWLAVQIGLGLPSGALAALLAGCLLFTSVTALLWWTFPGAPWLPVVSNPITDWGSAISLSAVNLAVLSVLSALILPPLAHAHARCCLALLAPSTEERLVERVTELTKTRVDVLQAHSSELRRIERDLHDGVQARLVAIALRLGVADDTYADDPEAAAALVRRAQVETEDAMTELRTVIHTIYPPVLADQGLAGALATLTARAGVPVRLEVGPLGQVPAAVEAVAYFAATETLANTARHSGATEASIRVARDGALLRMRIADNGIGGAVADRGTGLDGLRRRVAALDGAFKVDSPTGGPTVLTLELSCV, encoded by the coding sequence ATGCTCGGCGCGGTCGGCGAACGGTCGCTGAAGACCTGGCGCAGCGGGGTCTATTTGATTGGGGTTTTGGCTGCCGCCGCAACGACACTCGTTGCTTTGCCCCTGCTGTGCATGCCGTCCCTGGCGCAACGTTGGGCGGAGCGGCATCGGCGCCATGCTGGAGCACTGCTGGGCCGACCGGTTGAACCTCGTTCGCGCGTCCCACACCGCAATATCGCCTGGCTCGCGGTACAGATCGGCCTCGGCCTGCCGTCGGGAGCACTTGCCGCTCTCCTCGCCGGCTGTCTGCTGTTCACCTCCGTCACCGCATTGCTGTGGTGGACTTTCCCAGGAGCGCCATGGCTACCGGTGGTCAGCAACCCCATTACCGACTGGGGCAGCGCGATATCGCTCAGCGCGGTGAACCTGGCCGTTCTGTCGGTGCTGTCCGCGCTCATCCTCCCCCCGCTCGCCCATGCGCACGCTCGGTGCTGTCTAGCGCTCCTGGCGCCCTCGACCGAGGAGCGACTGGTTGAACGCGTCACCGAACTCACGAAAACACGTGTGGATGTCCTCCAGGCGCACAGTTCGGAACTCCGCCGCATCGAGCGAGACCTACATGACGGAGTCCAGGCGCGGCTGGTGGCAATCGCGTTGCGCCTCGGGGTCGCCGACGATACCTACGCCGACGACCCCGAGGCGGCCGCCGCCCTGGTACGTCGTGCTCAGGTCGAGACCGAGGATGCGATGACCGAGCTGCGCACCGTCATCCACACCATCTATCCGCCGGTGCTGGCCGACCAGGGCCTCGCCGGTGCGCTCGCCACCCTGACCGCCAGGGCCGGGGTGCCCGTCCGCCTTGAGGTGGGGCCGCTGGGGCAGGTGCCGGCGGCAGTCGAGGCGGTCGCCTATTTCGCAGCCACCGAGACGCTCGCGAACACCGCTCGGCACAGCGGTGCCACCGAAGCCTCGATCCGGGTCGCTCGCGACGGTGCGCTACTACGGATGCGCATTGCCGACAACGGGATCGGTGGGGCCGTTGCCGACCGGGGTACGGGCCTGGACGGCCTGCGTCGCCGTGTCGCGGCTCTGGATGGCGCGTTCAAGGTCGACAGCCCAACGGGCGGGCCCACCGTTCTCACATTGGAGCTGTCTTGCGTGTAG
- a CDS encoding response regulator: protein MRVVIAEDNVLLSSGLELLLQSKGFEVVAMATDAPGFLAAVTTHQPDVAIVDVRLPPGFRDEGIRAALQARRDQPGFPILVLSQYVEQAYARRLLADTRGGIGYLLKDRVSRVAEFTEALRRVADGGTAMDAEVVAQLLAHGDPVDALTPREREVLALMAEGRDNATIAKRLFITDNAVHKHIGNVFLKLGLSIEDSGHRRVLAVLAYLRRHGATAGPYAEPERVQPKWVSSDDTGQGFTRGARF, encoded by the coding sequence TTGCGTGTAGTGATCGCAGAAGACAACGTTCTGCTGTCGTCCGGGCTTGAGCTTCTGCTCCAGTCAAAGGGTTTCGAGGTCGTCGCCATGGCAACCGACGCTCCCGGTTTCCTGGCCGCTGTAACGACTCACCAGCCCGATGTGGCCATAGTGGATGTTCGGCTGCCGCCCGGGTTCCGCGACGAGGGAATCCGGGCGGCGCTCCAAGCTCGCCGCGACCAACCCGGTTTCCCGATCCTGGTCTTGTCTCAGTACGTCGAGCAGGCGTACGCACGCCGACTTCTCGCCGACACTCGTGGGGGCATCGGGTACCTCCTCAAGGACAGGGTGAGTCGCGTCGCCGAGTTCACCGAGGCGTTGCGCCGCGTCGCCGACGGTGGCACCGCCATGGATGCGGAGGTCGTCGCTCAACTTCTCGCACACGGCGACCCGGTTGACGCTCTGACCCCGCGCGAACGTGAGGTGCTTGCGCTCATGGCCGAGGGACGCGACAACGCCACCATCGCGAAGCGGCTCTTCATCACCGACAACGCGGTTCACAAGCACATCGGCAACGTCTTCCTCAAGCTCGGTTTGTCGATTGAGGACAGTGGTCATCGGCGCGTCCTCGCCGTTCTCGCATACCTCCGCCGTCACGGAGCTACCGCAGGCCCGTATGCCGAACCGGAACGCGTTCAACCGAAGTGGGTTTCCAGCGACGACACCGGTCAGGGGTTCACTCGTGGTGCCCGGTTCTGA
- a CDS encoding dolichyl-phosphate-mannose--protein mannosyltransferase has protein sequence MNAAVDHNESELRSDRTGPVVTEELRARLRGGAPPDRRRGWIAVLLVAGFAAALRLIGLTHPKGLIFDEIYYAQDARQLLEHGIEWNVDADTGAYVAHPPFGKWCIALGEWLFGYNEFGWRISSVVAGVVSVILVTMLARRLTGSTVLGATAGLLMSMDGLHFVLSRTALLDIFLMVFLLAAFYCIVLDRDFQRRRWLRAMESGIDPRNGFRPPLAVPWWRIASGVLCGLAMGVKWSALWFILLIIILTYVWEYRLRRTVGAVHPARDTLLDETGWIAGFGVISILAYLATWTGWFINDEGAFRSWRSDQGMDEPPVLGALHNLWQYHVDVLQFHETLDTAHTYQSWPWQWMVNARPVVFFWSSDVDCGADRCASEVLLLGTPLLWWAFIPALVAVLWWAVSKRDWRAWAILGGAAAGIVPWLLYPERTMFFFYAIPAEPFLIMAVVFTMGMIIGPRGASPERRLSGALICAGFVVLIALCFAYFWPLYTGQIMPYDDWHSRIWLGSNWI, from the coding sequence ATGAACGCAGCCGTCGATCACAACGAATCCGAGCTGCGCAGTGACCGCACCGGGCCTGTGGTGACCGAGGAACTGCGCGCTCGCCTTCGCGGCGGCGCACCACCGGACCGACGCCGCGGCTGGATAGCCGTCCTGCTGGTGGCCGGTTTCGCGGCCGCACTCCGACTGATCGGGCTGACGCACCCCAAGGGCCTCATCTTCGACGAGATCTATTACGCCCAGGACGCTCGACAGCTTCTGGAACACGGCATCGAGTGGAACGTCGACGCCGACACCGGTGCATACGTCGCTCACCCACCGTTCGGCAAATGGTGCATCGCGCTGGGTGAATGGTTGTTCGGGTACAACGAGTTCGGATGGCGAATCTCGTCGGTCGTCGCCGGCGTCGTGTCGGTGATCCTGGTGACCATGTTGGCTCGGCGGCTCACCGGCTCCACTGTGCTGGGTGCCACGGCGGGCCTGTTGATGTCGATGGACGGACTCCACTTCGTCCTGTCCCGCACCGCGCTGCTGGACATCTTCCTGATGGTGTTCCTGCTCGCGGCGTTCTACTGCATCGTGTTGGACCGTGATTTCCAGCGCCGACGGTGGTTGCGGGCGATGGAGTCGGGAATCGACCCGCGCAACGGATTCCGTCCGCCGCTGGCGGTTCCGTGGTGGCGCATCGCCTCCGGTGTGCTGTGCGGACTGGCGATGGGCGTCAAGTGGAGCGCCCTGTGGTTCATCCTGCTCATCATCATCCTCACCTACGTGTGGGAGTACCGACTGCGCCGCACCGTCGGCGCCGTCCACCCCGCGCGCGACACCCTCCTCGACGAAACCGGTTGGATCGCCGGATTCGGCGTCATCTCGATACTCGCCTACCTGGCCACCTGGACCGGCTGGTTCATCAACGACGAGGGAGCCTTCCGCAGCTGGCGCAGCGACCAGGGCATGGACGAGCCGCCCGTCCTCGGCGCCCTCCACAACCTCTGGCAGTACCATGTGGACGTTCTTCAGTTCCACGAGACGCTCGACACCGCTCACACCTATCAGTCATGGCCGTGGCAATGGATGGTCAACGCCCGGCCGGTGGTGTTCTTCTGGTCCTCCGACGTCGACTGCGGAGCCGACCGTTGCGCCTCCGAAGTCCTACTACTGGGAACGCCACTGTTGTGGTGGGCGTTCATTCCCGCACTCGTCGCGGTCCTGTGGTGGGCGGTCAGCAAGCGTGATTGGCGCGCCTGGGCGATCCTCGGCGGTGCGGCCGCCGGTATCGTGCCGTGGCTGCTGTACCCCGAACGCACCATGTTCTTCTTCTACGCGATCCCGGCCGAGCCGTTCTTGATCATGGCGGTCGTGTTCACCATGGGAATGATCATCGGTCCGCGGGGCGCCAGCCCCGAGCGGCGATTGTCCGGGGCCCTGATCTGCGCCGGTTTCGTGGTGCTCATCGCACTGTGTTTCGCCTACTTCTGGCCGTTGTACACCGGCCAGATCATGCCCTACGACGACTGGCACTCCCGTATCTGGCTGGGCTCCAACTGGATCTGA
- a CDS encoding serine hydrolase domain-containing protein, with product MTKSAPAIKPHHPPAKHALRLVRRRWITTVVAAVLGTAGTAVIFDVATQPGEAPAYGQDDLLRDTEAIEALGVVGIQARVTTDSGPDLVATSGFAEDGTDRPVDGDGFFRIASTGKAMVATVVLQLVEEGVLSLDDTVDQWLPGLVAANSNDGSSITVHHLLQHTSGLQDGLPGYADHEDYLEHRYDVYTPDQIVDMAMEHRADSAPGTEWRYSNTGYVLLDMIIEQATGRPWHQEVAERILEPLGMDHTYLPGDDPTLRSPHAKSYEVYPNGDRLDVTEVIISDPGGYISTTANVNRFLRALLGGELLPQARLAEMRETVPVSQDMQAFWPGGAYGLGLVERPLSCGGSYWSHEGGESGYINLNGSTDDGSRTVTVSMNTALANSPDSMLRQEQTASDLIDHALCGAVDDERDQRSVTSDAYSIPAGITAPVSRAAGRS from the coding sequence ATGACCAAATCAGCCCCTGCCATCAAGCCGCATCATCCGCCTGCAAAGCATGCTCTCCGCCTCGTCCGCAGACGGTGGATCACCACCGTAGTGGCGGCAGTCCTCGGCACCGCTGGCACCGCTGTCATCTTCGACGTAGCGACACAGCCAGGCGAGGCCCCGGCGTACGGACAGGACGACCTGCTCCGAGACACCGAGGCGATCGAGGCGCTCGGGGTCGTCGGCATCCAAGCGCGGGTGACCACGGACTCCGGGCCGGACCTGGTGGCCACCAGCGGGTTCGCCGAAGACGGCACCGACCGCCCGGTGGACGGCGACGGCTTCTTTCGGATCGCCAGCACCGGCAAGGCGATGGTGGCCACGGTGGTCCTACAGCTGGTTGAGGAAGGCGTGCTGAGTCTCGACGACACAGTCGACCAGTGGCTGCCAGGGCTCGTGGCGGCCAACAGCAACGACGGGAGCTCGATTACCGTCCACCATCTTCTCCAGCACACCAGTGGTCTCCAAGACGGCCTCCCCGGCTATGCCGACCATGAGGACTACCTGGAGCACCGGTACGACGTATACACGCCGGACCAGATCGTCGACATGGCAATGGAGCACAGGGCCGATTCCGCCCCTGGGACCGAATGGAGGTACTCCAACACCGGCTACGTGCTGCTCGACATGATCATCGAGCAGGCCACCGGCCGCCCCTGGCATCAAGAGGTCGCAGAACGAATCCTGGAACCTCTCGGCATGGATCACACTTATCTCCCAGGTGATGACCCCACCCTTCGCAGCCCACACGCGAAAAGCTATGAGGTCTACCCCAACGGCGACAGGCTCGACGTCACCGAGGTGATCATCTCCGACCCCGGCGGCTATATCTCCACCACCGCGAACGTCAACCGTTTCCTCCGGGCCCTGCTCGGCGGCGAGCTCCTACCCCAGGCGAGACTGGCCGAGATGCGGGAAACCGTCCCGGTCAGCCAGGACATGCAGGCATTCTGGCCAGGTGGCGCCTACGGCCTCGGGCTGGTGGAACGGCCGTTGTCCTGCGGCGGGAGCTACTGGAGTCACGAGGGCGGCGAGAGCGGTTACATCAACCTCAACGGGTCCACCGACGACGGCAGCCGCACCGTCACGGTCTCCATGAACACCGCGCTGGCCAATTCCCCCGACAGCATGCTGCGGCAGGAACAAACCGCCAGTGACCTTATTGACCACGCGCTGTGTGGCGCTGTCGACGATGAGAGGGACCAGCGTTCAGTCACGTCCGATGCGTACTCGATACCGGCCGGCATCACCGCTCCGGTATCTCGCGCCGCCGGTAGGTCGTAG
- a CDS encoding DUF1330 domain-containing protein, whose protein sequence is MKAYALARLGKAAPHPDIAQYLERIQGVLDQFGGRFLIHGGNIDVREGQWSGDLVLIEFPSLKHAQAFYDSPAYTEIKHLRTNHLTGDLILVQGVEPDHDSAAMGAHMRQAAEQTA, encoded by the coding sequence ATGAAGGCCTACGCTCTCGCGCGCCTCGGCAAAGCTGCGCCACACCCCGACATCGCCCAATACCTGGAACGCATCCAGGGGGTCCTCGACCAGTTCGGCGGCCGCTTCCTCATCCACGGCGGCAATATCGACGTCCGCGAAGGACAGTGGTCCGGCGACCTCGTTCTCATCGAATTCCCCAGCCTGAAACATGCTCAAGCCTTCTACGACTCGCCCGCATACACCGAGATCAAACATCTACGCACCAACCATCTCACCGGTGACCTCATCCTCGTCCAAGGAGTCGAACCCGACCACGATTCCGCCGCCATGGGAGCACACATGCGACAGGCAGCAGAACAAACCGCATAG
- a CDS encoding ester cyclase: MSQAREVMDKLTDTMVEGADVDSLLSLYAEDAVVTTPDQGELRGHTQVAEYWRTFVESFSDIGWEPINKLEADDRAVDEGYFVGTNTGVVNAPTGETVPATGKRIKMRECDVATVKDGKIVEHHLYFDEADFARQLGLID; encoded by the coding sequence ATGAGCCAAGCCAGAGAGGTCATGGACAAACTGACCGACACCATGGTCGAGGGAGCCGACGTCGACTCGCTGTTGAGTCTCTACGCCGAGGACGCGGTGGTGACGACTCCCGATCAAGGGGAACTAAGAGGGCACACCCAAGTCGCCGAGTACTGGCGCACATTCGTCGAGAGTTTCTCCGACATCGGTTGGGAACCGATCAACAAACTCGAAGCCGATGACCGGGCCGTCGACGAAGGCTATTTCGTCGGCACCAACACGGGCGTAGTGAACGCCCCGACCGGTGAGACGGTGCCGGCCACCGGCAAACGCATCAAGATGCGGGAATGCGATGTGGCGACCGTCAAGGACGGCAAGATCGTTGAGCACCATCTCTACTTCGATGAGGCCGATTTCGCTCGCCAACTCGGATTGATCGACTGA
- a CDS encoding helix-turn-helix domain-containing protein gives MTTRLADLPTRSGPGDLIRYWRARRHLTQQQLAVECRVSARHLSFIETGRSKPSPDMIIRVCEYLDVPLRHRNDILLAAGYAPAYGESSLEEPSMAQVSAALIQLLDGHLPYPALVVDRHWTMIDANAGIDPLVAGCAPELLEPPVNVLRLSLHPNGMAPRIRNLPQWRGHILARLEHQLRATGDTQLAHLRDELQDYPGGTDHAAPGSLVVPLRLEVGGRELSFFSTTTIFGTPMDVTVAELAIESFFPADEETSRRLHAT, from the coding sequence GTGACTACTCGACTCGCTGACCTCCCCACCCGATCCGGTCCCGGTGACCTGATCCGGTACTGGCGTGCCAGGCGCCACCTGACACAGCAGCAACTGGCCGTCGAGTGCCGGGTCTCGGCTCGACACCTCAGCTTCATCGAAACCGGTCGATCGAAACCCAGCCCCGACATGATCATCCGAGTCTGCGAGTACCTGGACGTTCCGTTGCGCCACCGCAACGACATTCTGCTCGCGGCCGGCTACGCACCCGCCTACGGGGAATCGTCCCTGGAAGAACCGTCCATGGCACAAGTCAGTGCGGCGCTCATTCAACTACTGGACGGGCACCTTCCCTACCCGGCACTGGTCGTAGATCGACATTGGACGATGATCGACGCCAACGCCGGTATCGACCCACTGGTGGCGGGTTGTGCCCCCGAACTGCTGGAGCCCCCGGTCAACGTGCTGCGGTTGAGCCTGCACCCCAACGGAATGGCGCCGCGCATCCGTAACCTTCCACAATGGCGCGGTCACATCCTCGCTCGGCTTGAGCACCAACTCCGCGCCACCGGCGACACCCAACTGGCGCACCTGCGCGACGAACTACAGGACTACCCCGGAGGCACCGACCACGCAGCGCCCGGCAGCCTCGTCGTCCCGCTGCGATTGGAGGTAGGAGGTCGAGAACTGTCGTTCTTCAGTACCACCACGATCTTCGGCACCCCCATGGACGTCACCGTCGCCGAACTCGCCATCGAATCGTTCTTCCCCGCCGATGAGGAAACCAGCCGACGCCTGCACGCCACCTGA